The Akkermansia muciniphila genome contains a region encoding:
- a CDS encoding bifunctional helix-turn-helix transcriptional regulator/GNAT family N-acetyltransferase — MDFFNQTGKMAIGSRLRMLTDKITNDAAQIFRMYGVDIRPKWFPVFFVLSRGEAKTITSMAKEIGHSHPSVSNIVKEMGARGLVKEKKDKTDGRRNLIMLSAKGKKMSDIMAEQYPDVEAAVEQISRQTRNDLWRAIEEWEGLLAEKTLLERVKEAKKEREGRDIAIVPYEPRYQAAFKTLNEEWITAHWQMEEPDHHALDHPQEHILDKGGHIFVALYKEEPVGVCALCKKDDPVHQYELAKLAVSPNAQGKGIGMLLCRTVIAKAKELGCKKIFLESNTLLRPAIQLYRKAGFKEVEIYHPSYERVNIQMELTLR; from the coding sequence ATGGATTTTTTCAACCAGACAGGCAAAATGGCCATTGGAAGCAGACTGCGGATGCTGACGGACAAAATAACGAATGACGCCGCACAGATCTTCCGGATGTACGGTGTGGACATCCGCCCCAAATGGTTTCCCGTATTCTTCGTCCTGTCGCGGGGAGAGGCCAAGACCATTACCTCCATGGCAAAGGAAATCGGGCACTCCCACCCGTCAGTCAGCAACATCGTCAAGGAAATGGGGGCCAGGGGACTGGTAAAAGAAAAAAAGGACAAAACGGACGGGCGGAGAAACCTCATCATGCTATCCGCCAAAGGAAAGAAAATGTCCGATATCATGGCGGAACAGTATCCCGACGTGGAAGCCGCCGTGGAGCAAATTTCCCGTCAGACCCGGAACGATCTGTGGCGCGCGATTGAAGAATGGGAAGGCCTGCTGGCGGAAAAAACGCTGCTGGAACGGGTGAAGGAGGCCAAAAAGGAACGGGAAGGCAGGGACATCGCCATCGTTCCCTACGAGCCCCGCTACCAGGCCGCTTTCAAGACGCTCAATGAAGAATGGATTACGGCGCACTGGCAGATGGAAGAACCGGACCATCACGCGCTGGACCACCCGCAGGAGCACATTCTGGACAAGGGCGGCCACATTTTCGTGGCGCTTTATAAGGAGGAGCCGGTCGGCGTGTGCGCCCTGTGCAAAAAGGATGACCCCGTTCATCAGTATGAGCTGGCCAAACTTGCCGTCAGCCCCAACGCGCAGGGCAAAGGCATCGGCATGCTGCTGTGCCGGACCGTCATCGCCAAGGCGAAAGAGCTGGGCTGCAAAAAAATCTTTCTGGAAAGCAATACCCTGCTGCGCCCGGCCATCCAGCTCTACAGAAAGGCGGGGTTCAAGGAAGTTGAGATTTACCACCCATCCTATGAACGGGTGAATATCCAGATGGAACTGACGCTCCGGTAA